A region from the Kineothrix sp. IPX-CK genome encodes:
- a CDS encoding NifB/NifX family molybdenum-iron cluster-binding protein, translating to MRIAFASTDGTWVDQHFGSARYFQIFDLKEEACEFVEARRTESYCRGNCEGGFEHLLKALNDCDAIFVVKIGQGAAAFMISHGKRVFEAYGPVKEISDRLLKEGLLEER from the coding sequence TTGAGAATTGCTTTTGCCAGTACTGACGGCACTTGGGTGGATCAGCATTTTGGAAGTGCCCGCTATTTTCAGATTTTTGACTTAAAGGAGGAAGCATGTGAATTCGTAGAAGCCCGCCGCACAGAAAGCTATTGCCGAGGCAACTGCGAGGGTGGTTTCGAACATTTGCTGAAGGCACTTAACGACTGCGATGCCATTTTCGTCGTGAAAATCGGTCAGGGGGCCGCTGCATTTATGATAAGCCATGGGAAACGGGTGTTTGAGGCATACGGTCCCGTGAAAGAAATTTCAGATAGGCTTTTAAAAGAAGGTTTGTTGGAAGAGAGGTGA
- a CDS encoding ASKHA domain-containing protein, whose product MIRRETNLSEQITITVQTKKPEKEMYLLHTVGRTVLDTLRESEIELPPLCSGMGTCGRCMVRFIGYAPFPTQTERGRIEPDKLREGYRLSCMAKPVKDCVIQPFFKSEEKIKVLTESTVGNIEVAGREAAGEYYEGLEAGSTVIAVDIGTTTIAMRLLEAVSGRVCDTYTCLNPQRSYGTDVVERIRAGSGGKALRLQELVREAINKGMGQFFQSAGDEKLCKPEWMVIACNTTMGHLFMGYSTDTLGRSPFTPVSIAFTPFDFEGVHGALLPGISAFVGGDIVAGIYACNLHKMQETWIFLDLGTNAEMAIGSGGRILCTAAAAGPAFEGEGEGNTTGPERIGAISRLLKEGLIDETGLLQEPYFESGIEVNGIFVTQKDIRDIQMAKAAVRAGVHFLEERFSVSMPDYGPIEKVYLAGGFGFYLDKEAAVRVGLIPPELKDKIEVAGNTSLAGAEKAARKMVRDIKEAAELDDIVENCEVFNLAAQENFDKIYIKYMNFVDLYR is encoded by the coding sequence ATGATAAGGAGAGAAACCAATTTGTCTGAACAGATAACGATTACGGTTCAAACAAAAAAACCGGAGAAGGAAATGTACCTGCTTCATACGGTGGGGCGAACGGTGTTGGACACCTTGCGGGAGAGCGAAATCGAATTGCCGCCCCTTTGCAGTGGGATGGGAACCTGCGGCAGGTGTATGGTGCGGTTTATCGGCTATGCCCCGTTTCCTACCCAGACGGAAAGGGGCCGGATAGAGCCCGATAAGCTGCGGGAGGGGTATCGGCTCTCTTGTATGGCAAAGCCGGTGAAAGACTGTGTGATCCAGCCTTTTTTTAAGAGTGAGGAAAAAATCAAGGTGTTGACGGAAAGCACCGTGGGCAATATCGAAGTTGCGGGAAGAGAGGCTGCAGGAGAATATTACGAAGGTTTGGAGGCGGGCAGTACGGTCATCGCTGTGGATATAGGAACCACTACGATCGCCATGAGGCTGTTAGAGGCTGTTTCCGGGCGGGTATGCGATACTTATACATGCCTGAATCCCCAAAGAAGCTATGGTACCGATGTGGTGGAGCGTATCAGGGCCGGCAGCGGCGGGAAGGCACTGCGTCTTCAGGAGCTGGTGAGAGAAGCGATAAATAAGGGAATGGGTCAGTTTTTTCAAAGTGCCGGGGATGAAAAGTTATGTAAACCTGAATGGATGGTTATTGCCTGCAATACGACTATGGGGCATTTATTTATGGGATATTCGACGGATACCTTGGGTAGAAGTCCCTTTACGCCGGTGAGTATTGCCTTTACCCCCTTTGACTTCGAAGGAGTTCATGGAGCGCTTCTGCCGGGAATCTCTGCATTTGTGGGCGGAGACATCGTGGCGGGCATATATGCCTGCAATCTTCATAAGATGCAGGAAACATGGATATTCCTAGATTTGGGAACGAACGCAGAGATGGCGATTGGAAGCGGCGGCCGCATTTTGTGTACTGCAGCGGCAGCAGGGCCGGCATTTGAAGGAGAGGGCGAAGGGAATACGACGGGGCCGGAGAGGATCGGGGCGATTTCCCGCTTATTAAAGGAAGGACTCATCGATGAGACCGGGCTTCTTCAGGAGCCGTATTTCGAGTCCGGCATCGAGGTGAACGGCATTTTTGTGACACAGAAGGATATTCGCGATATACAAATGGCAAAGGCAGCGGTGCGGGCAGGAGTACATTTCCTGGAGGAAAGGTTTTCCGTTTCCATGCCGGACTACGGGCCGATAGAAAAGGTATACCTTGCGGGAGGTTTCGGCTTCTATCTGGATAAGGAGGCGGCAGTGCGTGTGGGCCTGATTCCTCCGGAACTTAAGGATAAAATAGAGGTGGCAGGGAACACTTCCCTCGCCGGAGCGGAGAAGGCGGCAAGAAAAATGGTAAGGGATATCAAAGAAGCGGCAGAGCTGGACGATATCGTAGAGAATTGCGAAGTATTTAATCTCGCGGCTCAGGAGAATTTTGATAAAATATATATAAAATATATGAATTTTGTTGATCTTTACAGGTAG
- a CDS encoding O-acetylhomoserine aminocarboxypropyltransferase/cysteine synthase family protein, translating into MSEETKKAPYRFDTQKVRAGYEPKDHKYAVSPPIYQTASYDFRDVENAKNLFSFKEQGFLYTRVGNPTVAVLEERVRVLEGAAAAIGVASGMAAISYTLLNLAEGGGRILTSPFLYGGSADSFKKIYPKFGIHFDIAKNLEHPEKLGEEIGPDTKAIYIESISNPNTVLLDLDAISKVAHEHGIPVVVDNTVATPYLYHPFSHGADIVVYSATKGLSGHGNLIAGLILESGTFDYKTEKFPQFSEKYYTLRDESGTYRSFPEVFPEAPFTSRIRFNYLNYFGAALSPFDAYLSIVGLETLSERLSKQSENAHKLALYLSSHEGVEWVRYPALEESPYHQLYKRDFEKGAGGLFSFGFKGNEKQKEVFLNAIELFHYHVNIGDARSLIVNSPQTTHGELDEKEKAAADIPENLIRISAGLEDSDDLIADLEQAFQKAFSIN; encoded by the coding sequence ATGTCAGAGGAAACGAAAAAGGCCCCGTACCGGTTTGACACCCAGAAGGTCAGAGCGGGATATGAGCCAAAGGATCACAAATATGCGGTGTCGCCGCCTATTTACCAGACTGCGTCTTATGACTTTCGAGATGTGGAGAATGCGAAAAACTTATTCAGCTTTAAAGAACAGGGATTCCTATATACCCGTGTAGGAAATCCTACGGTAGCAGTGCTGGAGGAGAGGGTGCGGGTGCTGGAAGGAGCTGCTGCAGCCATCGGCGTGGCTTCGGGGATGGCGGCTATCAGTTACACGCTGCTTAACCTTGCCGAGGGGGGCGGAAGAATACTGACTTCTCCCTTCTTATATGGAGGCAGTGCCGACAGCTTTAAGAAAATTTACCCCAAATTTGGTATTCACTTCGATATCGCTAAGAATCTGGAGCATCCGGAGAAATTGGGAGAAGAAATAGGGCCCGATACAAAGGCTATCTATATCGAGAGCATCAGTAATCCGAATACGGTACTGCTTGACCTTGATGCCATATCCAAGGTGGCGCACGAACACGGTATTCCGGTAGTGGTGGATAATACGGTGGCGACTCCGTATCTGTATCATCCTTTTTCACATGGCGCAGATATTGTTGTATACTCCGCTACCAAGGGCCTTAGCGGACATGGAAATCTCATTGCAGGCCTTATTCTGGAAAGCGGGACATTCGATTATAAAACGGAAAAGTTTCCGCAATTTTCTGAAAAATATTATACCCTTAGAGATGAGAGCGGTACATACAGAAGCTTTCCGGAGGTATTTCCGGAAGCGCCCTTTACCTCCAGAATACGGTTTAATTACCTGAATTATTTCGGGGCGGCGCTTTCCCCCTTCGATGCGTATCTTTCCATCGTCGGCCTGGAAACGCTCTCGGAGCGCCTTTCCAAGCAGTCGGAGAACGCGCATAAGCTGGCATTATACTTGTCCTCCCACGAAGGAGTAGAGTGGGTAAGGTATCCCGCCCTGGAGGAAAGTCCTTATCATCAGCTTTATAAGCGGGACTTTGAAAAGGGCGCAGGAGGACTTTTCTCCTTTGGTTTCAAAGGAAATGAGAAGCAGAAGGAAGTCTTTTTGAATGCGATAGAGCTGTTTCATTACCATGTGAATATTGGCGATGCCAGATCGTTGATCGTTAATTCCCCGCAGACCACTCATGGGGAACTTGATGAGAAGGAGAAGGCGGCTGCCGACATACCGGAAAATCTGATCCGCATTTCAGCGGGATTAGAGGATTCTGACGATTTGATTGCTGATTTGGAGCAGGCGTTCCAAAAAGCATTTTCCATAAACTAG
- a CDS encoding radical SAM protein, with protein sequence MAKSFEELAAAHPCFAVGAKVNKGRVHLPVSPGCNILCRFCDRKINDVDVRPGVAATIITPEEAVEVVRKAVELCPDITVAGVAGPGDTLATPYALETFRLIKKEFPNIIKCMSTNGLLLPEYQQDIIDVGIDSLTVTVNAVDPAIQAQICEGITYKGKRYEGLEAAEILIRNQLNGIKAVSDAGVTVKVNTVLIPEINADHVETVAKTVSEAGAKIYNIIPLIPQHELNWCSAPDCRLLSEVRGRAEQYINVFRHCQRCRADAAGIPGGEDFSKLIYIRPVVQENTFSHG encoded by the coding sequence ATGGCAAAGAGCTTCGAGGAATTAGCTGCAGCGCATCCCTGCTTTGCGGTGGGTGCAAAAGTAAATAAAGGCAGAGTACACCTTCCGGTTTCTCCGGGGTGTAACATTCTTTGCCGTTTCTGCGACAGGAAGATTAATGATGTGGATGTCCGTCCAGGAGTGGCAGCAACGATCATTACCCCCGAAGAAGCCGTAGAGGTGGTACGAAAGGCGGTAGAGCTATGTCCTGACATTACGGTGGCAGGAGTGGCAGGTCCCGGGGATACCCTGGCTACCCCATATGCACTGGAAACCTTCCGGTTGATTAAAAAGGAATTCCCCAACATTATCAAGTGTATGAGTACCAATGGGCTTCTCCTGCCGGAATATCAACAGGATATTATCGACGTAGGAATCGATTCCCTCACCGTTACGGTCAATGCGGTGGATCCGGCGATTCAGGCACAGATTTGCGAGGGAATCACATATAAAGGAAAAAGATATGAAGGATTGGAGGCGGCGGAAATATTGATCCGTAATCAGCTAAACGGTATTAAGGCCGTTTCGGATGCCGGAGTCACGGTGAAGGTGAATACGGTGCTGATACCGGAAATCAATGCGGACCACGTGGAAACGGTAGCTAAAACGGTTTCGGAAGCGGGTGCAAAAATCTACAATATCATTCCGCTCATTCCCCAGCACGAGTTGAATTGGTGTTCGGCTCCTGATTGCAGACTGCTTAGTGAGGTCAGAGGCAGGGCGGAACAATATATCAATGTATTCCGTCATTGCCAAAGATGCCGCGCCGATGCGGCGGGCATACCCGGCGGGGAAGATTTCTCCAAGCTGATTTATATAAGGCCCGTTGTGCAGGAAAACACATTTTCTCACGGTTGA
- the nifH gene encoding nitrogenase iron protein, with protein sequence MSEKKQLRQIAIYGKGGIGKSTTTQNLTAGLAESGKNVMVVGCDPKADSTRLLLGGLAQKTVLDTLRTSGDSTELSNIMRIGFHGTKCVESGGPEPGVGCAGRGIITSIGLLERLGAYTDDLDYVFYDVLGDVVCGGFAMPIREGKAKEIYIVASGEMMALYAANNISKGIAKYARTGGVRIGGIICNSRNVDRELELLKAFAEELGTQLIYFVPRDNVVQRAEIHRKTVIEYSPEVKQAQEYRALAKAIDENTMFTIPKPMSQERLEEILMEHGLMDAIEDYHI encoded by the coding sequence ATGTCAGAAAAAAAACAACTAAGACAGATTGCCATTTACGGCAAGGGTGGCATCGGAAAATCAACCACCACACAGAATTTAACGGCAGGTCTTGCAGAAAGCGGGAAGAACGTTATGGTAGTAGGCTGCGATCCGAAAGCCGATTCTACCAGACTGCTTCTGGGCGGACTTGCGCAGAAGACGGTGCTTGATACCTTGCGCACGAGTGGGGATTCTACGGAGCTTTCCAATATCATGCGCATAGGATTCCATGGAACGAAATGCGTGGAATCCGGCGGGCCTGAACCCGGAGTCGGATGTGCCGGCCGAGGAATCATTACATCCATAGGTTTGCTGGAGAGGCTGGGCGCATATACGGACGATTTGGATTATGTTTTTTATGACGTTCTGGGAGATGTAGTGTGCGGCGGTTTCGCGATGCCGATCAGAGAGGGAAAGGCAAAGGAGATTTACATCGTGGCCAGCGGCGAAATGATGGCGCTCTATGCTGCCAACAATATTTCCAAGGGAATCGCAAAGTATGCGAGAACCGGCGGGGTGCGCATCGGCGGAATCATCTGCAACAGCCGTAACGTGGACAGAGAGCTGGAGTTGCTTAAGGCTTTTGCCGAGGAGCTCGGTACTCAGCTCATATATTTTGTCCCCCGCGACAATGTGGTGCAGCGTGCGGAGATTCACCGGAAGACAGTGATCGAATACAGTCCTGAGGTAAAGCAGGCGCAGGAGTATCGCGCTCTTGCGAAGGCGATCGATGAAAATACGATGTTCACGATTCCCAAACCGATGTCTCAGGAGCGTTTGGAGGAGATTCTTATGGAGCACGGGCTTATGGATGCCATTGAAGATTATCATATTTAA
- a CDS encoding ABC transporter permease — translation MSILKQRATRLSNSSYIPDIASYIGLSAISLLGFFIAILVSLFFKQTAEAQISTYPLGSSLSITADEAYRFVLAALILIYGAAAVYSFWGEERRKQFLSRVPFRFVIGLALALWDILGTKLLLLPQPFFPGPSRIIESFLMEGDYIFQNTLYSLRLFTVGFTLGVAFGVGTGILIGWFPKVYYWVYPVLKITGVIPAVAWMPFALTLLPTPFWAATFLIVICAWFPVAFLTAQGIASTPKINFEVAQTLGAKTPYLVLHVAIPHAMPQIFTGISSANGFAFTTLVMSEMLGQPGGLGYYINASKVWSAYYKVFAAIIVMAVLFSAIMKMIGAIQSRVLRWQRGLVK, via the coding sequence GTGAGCATATTAAAACAACGAGCGACGCGCCTTTCGAATAGCTCTTATATTCCGGACATAGCATCATATATCGGGTTGTCTGCTATTTCGCTTTTGGGATTTTTCATAGCGATACTTGTCAGTTTATTTTTTAAGCAGACTGCGGAAGCGCAGATCAGCACGTATCCGCTTGGTTCTTCTCTTTCCATTACAGCCGATGAGGCGTATCGTTTTGTTTTGGCAGCACTGATACTCATCTATGGAGCGGCGGCGGTTTATTCTTTTTGGGGGGAGGAGCGAAGGAAACAGTTCTTGAGCCGGGTGCCGTTCCGCTTTGTCATAGGCCTCGCGTTGGCATTATGGGATATCCTGGGAACGAAACTTTTGCTTTTGCCTCAGCCGTTCTTCCCCGGACCTTCGAGAATTATAGAATCCTTTCTGATGGAGGGAGACTATATTTTTCAGAATACGCTGTATTCTTTGCGGCTTTTTACCGTGGGCTTCACGCTGGGCGTGGCTTTTGGCGTAGGAACAGGGATTCTGATCGGCTGGTTTCCGAAAGTCTATTATTGGGTATACCCTGTCCTGAAAATTACCGGAGTCATTCCGGCGGTGGCATGGATGCCCTTTGCCTTGACGCTTCTTCCCACACCTTTCTGGGCGGCAACTTTTTTGATCGTTATATGCGCGTGGTTTCCGGTAGCGTTTTTGACAGCACAGGGTATTGCCAGCACACCTAAGATTAATTTTGAAGTAGCGCAGACCTTAGGTGCGAAGACGCCGTATCTTGTCCTCCATGTGGCAATACCTCATGCGATGCCTCAGATTTTTACCGGCATATCCTCAGCCAACGGCTTTGCGTTTACAACGCTCGTCATGTCCGAGATGCTGGGGCAGCCGGGAGGGCTGGGCTATTATATCAACGCCTCTAAGGTTTGGTCGGCATATTACAAGGTGTTTGCGGCAATTATCGTTATGGCAGTTTTGTTTTCCGCTATCATGAAGATGATCGGAGCAATACAGAGCCGCGTTTTGCGGTGGCAGAGGGGGCTGGTGAAATGA
- a CDS encoding LacI family DNA-binding transcriptional regulator yields the protein MPNIRLSDVANAANVSLATVSRVMNSSGYVADGVKAHVENVASELGYIHPVKNRKKTSQNVIGVISNYNSLSPYFPTLYHHIQKAAILHGYYCVEVTAESLDDDALAFHATELLKMEVSALIIMGYLSDSLNQKCRQILNNSSVPVVFLERTADCQGFHRIFVDNSLGTYEATKYLLEQGHTHLLYLAYGKKANEERKRLFGFSRAIDTYKKMSIHKTIITTREISPRSGSAGVLKALQEDPGITAIVAWNDILASGAENALLSIGKKIPEDIELIGCDNILAPYLPVPIPSIAMPLAEIASAALEIIDKSLKAKQKPSPRTLTLEPTLSLK from the coding sequence ATGCCAAATATCCGGTTGTCGGACGTAGCCAATGCAGCGAATGTCTCACTCGCAACGGTTTCCCGTGTCATGAACAGCAGCGGCTATGTAGCCGACGGCGTGAAAGCACACGTCGAAAATGTAGCCTCTGAGCTGGGATATATACATCCCGTCAAAAATCGAAAAAAGACATCCCAGAATGTCATTGGCGTAATTTCCAACTATAATTCCCTAAGTCCATATTTTCCGACTTTATATCATCACATTCAGAAAGCAGCCATTTTGCATGGATATTATTGTGTAGAAGTCACCGCGGAAAGCCTAGACGATGACGCATTGGCATTTCATGCTACGGAGCTTCTTAAGATGGAGGTTTCTGCTTTGATTATTATGGGGTATCTTTCAGATTCTCTTAATCAGAAGTGTCGCCAAATCCTAAATAACAGCTCGGTACCGGTCGTTTTTCTCGAGCGGACTGCAGACTGTCAGGGATTTCACCGGATTTTTGTCGATAATTCCCTTGGAACTTATGAGGCGACCAAATATTTACTGGAACAGGGACATACTCATTTGTTATATCTTGCATATGGCAAGAAAGCAAACGAAGAAAGGAAGCGTCTGTTCGGTTTTTCCCGTGCTATTGATACTTATAAGAAGATGAGCATCCACAAGACGATCATTACCACAAGGGAGATATCGCCGCGTTCAGGCTCTGCCGGTGTTTTGAAAGCCCTTCAGGAAGATCCCGGAATTACGGCTATTGTCGCATGGAATGATATTTTAGCTTCCGGCGCGGAGAATGCTTTGCTTAGCATCGGGAAAAAAATCCCGGAAGACATAGAATTGATCGGCTGCGATAATATTCTGGCACCATATTTACCTGTCCCAATTCCGAGCATAGCGATGCCTCTGGCAGAAATTGCCTCAGCAGCTCTCGAAATCATTGATAAAAGCTTGAAAGCGAAGCAGAAACCATCTCCCCGGACATTAACGCTTGAGCCTACTTTATCATTAAAATAG
- a CDS encoding DUF4250 domain-containing protein, with product MIPNDPVMLVSYVNMKLRDFYRDLDTLCEDLDVDKCELEEKLKSIEYHYDKERNQFV from the coding sequence ATGATACCGAACGATCCGGTAATGTTAGTCAGTTATGTGAATATGAAGCTGCGGGATTTTTATAGGGACCTGGACACGCTGTGTGAAGACCTCGATGTAGACAAGTGTGAGCTGGAAGAAAAATTGAAGTCCATAGAATATCATTATGATAAGGAGAGAAACCAATTTGTCTGA
- a CDS encoding nitrogenase component 1 — MSGIIEQERYTCAIGALQSVVAIPKAVPILHSGPGCGNMIQGFFERSTGYAGGNTSPCTNFSEKEVVFGGMERLREIVSNTYKVLDTDLQVILTGCTAGIVGDDVESLADEFRDLGKPIVSVETAGFKCSNFESHSLVVNAILDQYVSKFEDENPARSEKNTVNLFASLPYQDPFWKGNLREYKRLLEGIGLKVHILFGPQSEGVEEWKRIPRANFNILVSPWYGLPIVEHLEDIYEQPFTRFPNVPIGANETERFLRQVIDFAKGQGSQIDEETAEEFIKKEREAYYEEIDNLATFLLEFRYGLPNHVHILHDAGYVVGLSKFLLHEVGIVPKEQFITDNTPEKFKEQIVTELRSTSEKREIPLTFEPDAGKVQDAIRALSHQGRGLIIGSGWDKELAKEKDYDFLSAAVPTPYRLVLTTNYAGFSGGLRVIEDIYDRVLSTYR; from the coding sequence GTGAGCGGAATCATCGAACAGGAACGTTATACCTGCGCCATCGGCGCACTGCAAAGTGTGGTAGCTATTCCAAAGGCCGTGCCGATTCTTCATTCCGGTCCCGGCTGCGGCAATATGATACAGGGGTTTTTCGAGCGCTCCACGGGTTATGCGGGAGGAAATACTTCTCCGTGTACGAATTTCAGCGAGAAAGAGGTTGTATTCGGGGGGATGGAACGCTTAAGGGAAATCGTATCCAATACGTATAAGGTGCTGGATACCGACTTGCAGGTGATTCTGACAGGATGTACGGCCGGTATTGTAGGCGACGATGTGGAATCTCTGGCAGATGAATTCAGGGATTTGGGGAAGCCTATCGTATCCGTGGAAACGGCAGGATTCAAATGCAGTAATTTTGAATCACACAGCCTTGTAGTGAACGCGATCCTCGACCAGTATGTCAGTAAATTTGAGGATGAGAATCCGGCGCGCAGCGAGAAAAATACAGTAAATCTTTTTGCTTCCCTTCCCTACCAGGACCCTTTCTGGAAGGGGAATTTGAGAGAATATAAGAGGCTTTTGGAGGGAATCGGATTAAAGGTACATATTCTTTTCGGACCGCAGTCTGAGGGGGTGGAGGAATGGAAGAGGATTCCCAGAGCGAATTTCAACATTCTCGTGTCGCCCTGGTACGGACTTCCCATTGTAGAGCATTTGGAAGATATATATGAACAGCCCTTTACGCGCTTTCCAAACGTACCGATAGGGGCCAATGAAACGGAGCGTTTTCTGCGCCAGGTCATTGACTTCGCAAAGGGGCAGGGGAGCCAGATAGACGAGGAGACGGCGGAGGAATTCATAAAGAAGGAGAGAGAGGCCTATTATGAGGAAATTGATAATCTTGCTACTTTCCTGTTGGAATTCCGCTATGGACTTCCGAACCATGTACATATTCTGCACGATGCAGGATATGTGGTGGGACTTTCCAAATTCTTGCTCCATGAGGTCGGTATTGTTCCTAAGGAGCAGTTTATTACGGATAACACACCCGAAAAGTTCAAGGAACAGATAGTGACGGAGCTTAGAAGTACTTCGGAGAAACGTGAGATTCCGCTCACCTTCGAACCGGATGCAGGTAAGGTTCAGGATGCGATACGCGCCCTCAGCCATCAGGGAAGAGGCTTGATCATAGGAAGCGGATGGGATAAGGAGCTTGCGAAGGAAAAGGACTATGATTTTCTGTCTGCAGCAGTGCCTACGCCCTACCGGCTTGTGCTTACGACAAATTACGCAGGTTTCTCCGGCGGTCTCAGAGTCATTGAAGATATTTATGACAGGGTACTGTCAACGTATCGGTAA
- a CDS encoding ABC transporter substrate-binding protein: MTIGKKSSVVASIILAGALGLTACGAKEAAVAETSASAETAKTEYKYGKIDIPGKDGALCGAPIYIAYEKGFFAEEGFDVNLISADTETRKIGLNNGTIPIVNGDFQFFPSIEEGVKVKVVDGLHYGCIKFVVPNDSPIQTVEDFAGKKIGVDEIGGTPHQVASVWLEKAGISADPQDGDVTFLPFSDGNLELEAVKTGEIDVAALWDPLGSIAEKSGEYRVVFDLSTDPVFAGKYCCFLYASSKVLEEKPDEIAALLKAYRKAQDWIAKNPKEAVDIISDKKYSAIDDKELAQELIVSYTYPSTEDRANGTAKIEEDVKYFVTELKNIGYLKTEDPDAFAAEIFQKVDVD; the protein is encoded by the coding sequence ATGACGATAGGAAAGAAAAGTAGTGTTGTTGCTTCCATTATTTTAGCCGGTGCGCTGGGACTTACCGCTTGCGGAGCAAAGGAGGCGGCGGTGGCGGAAACGTCCGCATCTGCCGAAACGGCAAAGACGGAATACAAATATGGGAAGATAGACATTCCCGGCAAGGATGGAGCACTTTGCGGTGCACCGATTTATATTGCCTATGAGAAAGGCTTTTTTGCGGAGGAGGGCTTCGATGTAAATCTGATTTCCGCCGATACCGAAACGCGGAAAATCGGGCTCAATAACGGAACGATTCCGATAGTAAACGGGGACTTCCAGTTCTTTCCCTCCATCGAGGAAGGGGTGAAGGTGAAGGTAGTCGACGGACTTCATTACGGATGTATTAAATTCGTGGTTCCTAATGACTCTCCCATACAGACTGTGGAGGACTTCGCCGGAAAGAAAATCGGCGTTGACGAAATCGGAGGAACTCCTCATCAGGTTGCCAGCGTATGGCTGGAAAAAGCAGGAATTTCTGCGGATCCGCAAGATGGTGATGTGACCTTTCTGCCATTCTCCGACGGTAATCTGGAGTTAGAAGCGGTAAAGACCGGAGAGATAGATGTAGCGGCTCTCTGGGATCCGCTGGGTTCTATTGCAGAGAAGAGCGGGGAATACCGGGTAGTGTTTGACCTTTCCACAGATCCTGTTTTTGCCGGAAAGTATTGCTGCTTCCTCTATGCATCTTCTAAGGTGCTCGAGGAAAAACCTGACGAAATCGCGGCATTGCTAAAAGCCTACAGGAAAGCGCAGGACTGGATCGCGAAGAATCCTAAGGAGGCGGTAGATATTATTTCAGATAAGAAGTATTCAGCTATTGATGATAAGGAACTGGCACAGGAGCTTATCGTAAGCTATACTTATCCCTCCACAGAGGACAGAGCAAATGGAACTGCCAAGATAGAAGAGGATGTGAAGTATTTTGTAACGGAACTTAAAAATATCGGATACTTAAAGACGGAAGATCCGGATGCATTTGCTGCGGAAATCTTCCAGAAGGTAGATGTGGATTAA
- a CDS encoding ABC transporter ATP-binding protein, translating to MSRDILFEIEAVDRTYVDANDNTVEALKNINLSINRGEFISIIGPSGCGKTTLLRLLAGLDVQESGEIRLNGEEVGGPDPTRGYVFQQSSLFPWLTVEKNIASGLKARGVYKQRKDEIAEYIKLIGLNGFEKTYPHQISGGMAQRVAIARALINHPVALLLDEPMGALDAFTRADLQDKLLELWRENDTTMILVTHDVDEALYLSDRVVIMSPRPGRISEVLNISLSRPRQRSGTDFTALRNSILEKLHLVSEIQQPEYTI from the coding sequence ATGAGCAGGGATATTCTTTTTGAAATTGAAGCGGTGGACCGTACCTATGTGGATGCCAATGACAACACGGTGGAAGCGCTTAAAAATATAAACCTTTCTATTAATAGGGGAGAATTTATATCCATCATCGGTCCCTCAGGCTGCGGCAAGACCACTCTTTTACGGCTTTTGGCGGGTCTGGATGTGCAGGAATCGGGGGAAATCAGGCTGAACGGAGAAGAAGTCGGGGGTCCCGATCCAACTAGAGGGTATGTGTTCCAGCAAAGCAGTCTGTTCCCGTGGCTGACGGTGGAAAAAAACATTGCCTCCGGCTTAAAGGCGAGAGGGGTGTATAAGCAGAGGAAGGATGAAATCGCGGAGTACATAAAACTGATCGGGCTTAACGGCTTTGAAAAGACCTATCCCCATCAAATTTCGGGAGGAATGGCACAGCGTGTGGCCATTGCCCGGGCGCTGATCAATCATCCGGTGGCACTTCTTTTGGATGAGCCGATGGGAGCTTTGGATGCTTTTACGAGGGCAGATTTACAAGATAAGCTTCTGGAGCTCTGGCGGGAGAACGATACCACGATGATTTTGGTAACACACGATGTGGATGAGGCGCTTTATCTGAGTGACAGAGTTGTTATCATGTCGCCCAGACCCGGCAGGATAAGCGAAGTTTTGAATATTTCGCTGTCAAGACCGAGGCAGCGGAGCGGCACGGATTTTACGGCTCTGAGAAACAGTATTCTTGAAAAGCTGCATCTGGTCAGTGAAATACAACAACCAGAATATACAATTTAA